Proteins encoded in a region of the Candidatus Edwardsbacteria bacterium genome:
- a CDS encoding PEGA domain-containing protein, with protein MLNKLIGLSVSLLLGLLAGCQHNPVYPDIGSVYIYTNPDQAEVLMDGQMLRLITPVKIDGLPVGLHTFTLRHNNFKTLSFPLEIKPGQTRRVYKDLSPITLQRKDTLSISAGDMDLTSEGEIFLTNLWGGNITVARMDENGQLSVADNIYAGASQRLIAANKSANRVFVTRQKPDGEEELVGLEIISHKVIRTIYLNNIKYYSALAISPDGNILAAADSLNKRLILIDSRLCTVIKTISTTGFPTDLSFDRNNPMQIYVTQSVANRLDLINLESGAVVNSIGTGNSPGGIFWNNYATQVGFCNRTDITFTIVNIDNWTKATSGRDMVGKIIVGACWTANDIYALWALDHNVGTIYMPTWQQTSKIYNIAPLFEIALTSDKRYLLMLNTIQLVSVELGL; from the coding sequence ATGCTTAATAAACTAATTGGTCTGTCGGTTTCATTGCTACTGGGTCTACTGGCCGGCTGCCAGCATAACCCGGTGTATCCCGATATCGGATCGGTATATATCTATACCAACCCCGACCAGGCCGAGGTGCTGATGGACGGCCAGATGCTTCGTCTCATCACGCCGGTCAAGATAGACGGGCTGCCGGTGGGGCTGCATACCTTCACCCTGAGGCATAACAACTTTAAAACACTAAGCTTTCCCTTGGAGATCAAGCCGGGGCAGACCCGGCGGGTATATAAGGATCTATCTCCCATCACCCTGCAAAGGAAGGACACATTATCCATATCAGCCGGCGATATGGACCTTACCAGCGAGGGAGAGATATTTTTAACCAATCTCTGGGGTGGCAATATCACCGTTGCCCGGATGGATGAAAATGGGCAGCTGTCGGTGGCCGATAATATCTATGCCGGAGCCTCCCAGCGGTTGATCGCTGCAAATAAATCTGCCAACCGGGTCTTTGTCACCAGGCAGAAGCCCGACGGCGAGGAGGAACTTGTGGGGCTGGAGATAATATCCCACAAAGTGATTCGAACGATATACCTTAACAATATCAAATATTACTCCGCCCTGGCCATTTCCCCGGACGGGAATATCCTGGCAGCGGCCGACAGTTTGAACAAAAGACTGATTTTGATAGACAGCCGGCTTTGCACAGTGATAAAAACCATAAGCACCACCGGCTTCCCGACGGATCTGTCCTTTGACAGGAACAATCCTATGCAGATATATGTCACCCAAAGCGTGGCAAACCGGCTTGACCTGATAAACCTGGAATCCGGGGCGGTGGTGAACAGCATCGGCACCGGCAATTCACCCGGGGGGATCTTCTGGAATAATTACGCTACCCAGGTGGGCTTCTGCAACCGTACGGACATTACCTTTACTATTGTCAACATCGACAATTGGACCAAGGCCACTTCGGGTCGGGATATGGTCGGAAAGATCATTGTCGGGGCCTGTTGGACAGCTAACGACATTTACGCTCTGTGGGCACTGGATCACAATGTGGGAACCATATATATGCCCACTTGGCAGCAGACATCAAAGATCTACAACATTGCACCATTGTTTGAAATAGCATTGACCAGCGATAAAAGATACCTGCTGATGCTGAACACTATTCAGCTGGTCTCAGTGGAATTGGGTCTGTGA
- a CDS encoding PEGA domain-containing protein, whose translation MRNTRFNIEIFLLASLSFIGLIIFAGCQHNPVYPDIGSVYIYTEPDQAEVLMDGQMLRLITPVKIDGIPVGLHTFTLRHNNFKTMTFSLEVKPGQTRRVYKDLSPITLQKKDTLFISAGDMDLTDDGDIFLTNLLGDNITVARVSDNGQISTVDQINVGGPQRLIAANKSANRAFFTRKMPDSEEEEIVGLEILSHKIIRTIYLNNIKYYSALAISPDGNILAAADSLNKRLILIDSRLCTVIKTISTTGFPTDLSFDRNNPMQIYVTQSGAKRFDLVNLETGVVVNSIGTGESPGAIFWDKEYTRVGFSNRRDLTYTIVDINSWTSATSGNQLAGQFVTSVCWSNADDYILWALDYTLGTLYVPNWQQTSKIYNGSHLDGPHKLVKLIRTEDGNILLMLNTGQLVTVKLGL comes from the coding sequence TTGAGGAATACAAGATTTAATATTGAGATATTCCTGCTGGCATCATTGTCTTTTATCGGACTTATTATTTTTGCCGGCTGCCAGCATAACCCGGTGTATCCCGATATCGGTTCGGTATACATCTATACCGAACCCGACCAGGCCGAGGTGCTGATGGACGGCCAGATGCTTCGTCTCATAACGCCGGTAAAGATCGATGGAATACCGGTGGGGCTGCATACTTTTACCCTGAGGCATAATAATTTCAAAACAATGACTTTTTCACTGGAGGTCAAACCAGGGCAGACCCGACGGGTATATAAGGATCTTTCTCCCATAACCCTGCAAAAGAAAGACACATTATTCATTTCGGCCGGCGACATGGACCTGACCGACGACGGAGATATATTTTTAACCAACCTCTTGGGAGATAATATCACGGTAGCCCGGGTGTCGGACAATGGCCAGATATCAACGGTTGACCAGATTAATGTGGGTGGACCCCAGCGGCTGATTGCCGCAAATAAATCTGCCAACAGGGCTTTTTTCACCAGGAAGATGCCCGATAGCGAGGAGGAGGAGATCGTAGGCCTGGAGATCTTGTCCCATAAAATAATCCGAACGATATACCTTAACAATATCAAATATTACTCCGCCCTGGCCATTTCCCCGGACGGGAATATCCTAGCAGCGGCCGACAGTTTGAACAAAAGACTGATTTTGATAGACAGCCGGCTTTGCACAGTGATAAAAACCATAAGCACCACCGGCTTCCCGACGGATCTGTCCTTTGACAGGAACAATCCTATGCAGATATATGTCACCCAGAGCGGGGCTAAACGGTTTGACCTGGTAAATCTGGAGACCGGGGTGGTGGTGAACAGCATCGGCACCGGAGAATCCCCCGGGGCCATCTTCTGGGACAAAGAATATACCAGGGTGGGTTTCAGCAATCGCAGGGATCTGACATATACCATAGTGGATATAAACAGCTGGACCAGCGCCACCTCCGGGAACCAACTGGCCGGACAGTTTGTAACCAGCGTCTGTTGGTCCAATGCCGATGATTACATCCTCTGGGCCCTGGATTATACATTGGGAACATTGTATGTCCCCAACTGGCAGCAGACCTCAAAGATATATAACGGTAGTCATTTAGATGGGCCCCATAAACTGGTCAAGCTGATCAGGACGGAAGACGGAAACATATTGCTGATGCTCAATACCGGCCAGCTGGTCACGGTAAAACTGGGTCTGTGA
- a CDS encoding flavin reductase — translation MTSEFKNIDPEQIGDNVFKLIDKDWMLITAGKADNFNTMTASWGGLGILWHKPVAFCFVRPNRHTYGFMEREQYYSLSIYPEKYRKVLELCGTKSGRNIDKVKETGLTPLSGVTGAVYFEQARLVLECRKIYYHDIDPQKFLDPEVHKNYPIKDYHRMYVGNILNCLVK, via the coding sequence ATGACAAGCGAGTTTAAAAATATCGATCCCGAGCAGATCGGCGATAATGTGTTCAAGCTGATAGATAAGGATTGGATGCTGATAACCGCCGGCAAGGCGGATAACTTCAATACCATGACCGCCAGTTGGGGAGGGTTGGGAATTCTGTGGCATAAGCCGGTGGCTTTCTGTTTTGTCCGCCCCAACCGCCATACCTATGGGTTCATGGAGAGGGAACAGTATTACAGCCTTTCCATCTACCCGGAGAAATACCGGAAAGTGTTGGAGCTTTGCGGCACCAAATCCGGCCGGAATATAGACAAGGTGAAGGAGACCGGGCTGACGCCGCTTTCGGGGGTCACCGGAGCGGTATATTTTGAACAGGCCCGGCTGGTGCTGGAATGCCGGAAGATATATTATCATGATATCGATCCCCAAAAATTCCTGGACCCCGAGGTCCATAAAAACTACCCCATCAAGGATTACCACCGTATGTATGTGGGAAATATCCTTAACTGCCTGGTAAAATAA